Proteins encoded within one genomic window of Perognathus longimembris pacificus isolate PPM17 chromosome 28, ASM2315922v1, whole genome shotgun sequence:
- the Eda gene encoding ectodysplasin-A isoform X2, which produces MGYPEVERRESFPAAAAAAAPPPRERGSQGCGCRGAPARAAEGNSCRLFLGFFGLSLALHLLTLCCYLELRSELRRERGAESRLGGLGTPGASGTLSNPDGLDRDGSITHHLGPSPEQQPLEPGETTLPPDSQDPHQPLLQVH; this is translated from the exons ATGGGCTACCCTGAGGTTGAGCGCAGGGAATCCTTTCCtgcggcagcggcagcggcagcgcCACCACCACGGGAGCGGGGAAGCCAGGGCTGCGGCTGTCGTGGGGCCCCTGCCCGGGCGGCCGAAGGGAACAGCTGCCGGCTCTTCCTGGGTTTCTTTGGCCTCTCGCTGGCCCTCCACCTGCTGACGTTGTGCTGCTACTTAGAGTTGAGGTCTGAGTTAAGGCGGGAACGGGGGGCCGAGTCCCGCCTTGGCGGCTTGGGGACCCCCGGCGCCTCTGGCACCCTGAGCAACCCCGATGGCCTCGATCGCGATGGTTCCATCACTCACCACCTCGGGCCGTCACCTGAGCAGCAGCCTTTGGAACCAGGTGAAACTACGCTCCCCCCTGACTCCCAGGACCCGCACCAG CCCCTTCTTCAAGTACATTGA